A stretch of Halocalculus aciditolerans DNA encodes these proteins:
- the arcS gene encoding archaeosine synthase subunit alpha codes for MTEYFEVHARDGAARVGELRLSESVRTPCVADEFVEDAGSLWAAERDVPEGDESVVTMLPHRGFPRGTDERVQESFAVTYPDVDYPNGAVVSPETAEDYGADVYALSGSPALVDYASAFVEEVVETREAIPEDSALYLSGVATPRNVASLVYAGVDLVDGHRAVVRGTQGTYLTTEGEYDVDDLDELPCACPACQTSVESFDREDCAEHNLNALRAELSRVRRRIGDGRLRDYLEGQARHEAFGTGVLRGLDQQYGYLEERTPMMRESLLLAATEDTIRRPEIQRFAQRATERFTQRITDHPLLLVPCSAAKPYSESQSHRQFQDAAKYRAHLASMTSPIGVVPQELELTYPAQHYDTVVTGRWTENEISFVVDVLSRYLEQTEYPRVIAHVPEEGYREICERVEAQVDVPFEYTVEDHPTADESLVNLRETLKGESQIRVSEKEEATLRAVADFQFGQGAGDEFLGEFDLRGRYPKLQAIAPDGEQLGALVPQYGTFSLTLAGGKRWVASDTPTKTVEIDGFVPQGSVLAPGVLAADESIRPGDEVVVEGPKAFAVGRATTHGAAMADATRGMAVEVRHVEER; via the coding sequence ATGACCGAGTATTTCGAGGTGCACGCGCGGGACGGCGCGGCGCGCGTGGGCGAGCTTCGGCTGTCGGAGTCGGTGCGGACGCCGTGCGTGGCGGACGAGTTCGTGGAGGACGCGGGGAGTCTGTGGGCGGCGGAGCGCGACGTCCCGGAGGGGGACGAGTCGGTGGTGACGATGCTGCCGCACAGGGGGTTCCCGCGGGGGACGGACGAGCGCGTGCAGGAGTCGTTCGCGGTGACGTATCCGGATGTCGACTATCCGAACGGCGCGGTGGTGTCGCCGGAGACGGCGGAGGACTACGGGGCGGACGTGTACGCGCTGTCGGGGTCGCCGGCGCTGGTGGATTACGCGAGCGCGTTCGTGGAGGAGGTCGTGGAGACGCGGGAGGCGATTCCGGAGGATTCGGCGCTCTACCTCTCGGGGGTGGCGACGCCGCGGAACGTGGCGTCGCTCGTGTACGCGGGCGTGGACCTCGTGGACGGGCATCGCGCCGTCGTCCGCGGGACGCAGGGGACGTATCTGACGACGGAGGGCGAGTACGACGTCGACGACCTCGACGAACTCCCCTGTGCGTGTCCGGCGTGTCAGACGAGCGTCGAGTCCTTCGACCGGGAGGACTGCGCAGAGCACAACCTGAACGCGCTGCGGGCGGAGCTGTCGCGGGTGCGGCGGCGCATCGGCGACGGTCGCTTGCGGGATTACTTGGAGGGGCAGGCGCGGCACGAGGCGTTCGGAACGGGCGTCCTCAGGGGCCTCGACCAGCAGTACGGCTATCTGGAGGAGCGCACGCCGATGATGCGCGAATCGCTCCTGCTCGCGGCGACGGAGGATACGATTCGGCGGCCGGAGATTCAGCGGTTCGCGCAGCGAGCGACGGAGCGATTCACGCAGCGCATCACGGACCACCCGCTCCTTCTTGTACCTTGTTCGGCGGCGAAACCCTACTCGGAGAGTCAGAGCCACCGGCAGTTCCAGGACGCGGCGAAGTACCGCGCGCACCTCGCGTCGATGACGTCGCCCATCGGCGTCGTCCCGCAGGAGCTCGAACTCACCTACCCCGCCCAGCATTACGACACGGTGGTGACGGGGCGGTGGACGGAGAACGAGATCTCGTTCGTCGTGGACGTCCTGTCCCGGTATCTGGAGCAGACGGAGTATCCGCGGGTCATCGCGCACGTCCCGGAGGAAGGCTACCGGGAGATCTGTGAGCGCGTCGAGGCGCAGGTGGACGTGCCGTTCGAGTACACGGTCGAGGACCACCCGACGGCGGACGAGAGCCTGGTGAACCTCCGGGAGACGCTGAAGGGCGAGTCCCAGATTCGCGTCTCGGAGAAGGAGGAGGCGACGCTGCGGGCGGTCGCGGACTTCCAGTTCGGGCAGGGAGCGGGCGACGAGTTCCTCGGGGAGTTCGACCTGCGCGGGCGGTATCCGAAGCTGCAGGCCATCGCGCCGGACGGCGAGCAGCTGGGCGCGCTCGTGCCGCAGTACGGGACGTTCTCGCTGACGCTCGCGGGCGGGAAGCGCTGGGTGGCGAGCGACACGCCGACGAAGACGGTCGAGATCGACGGGTTCGTCCCGCAGGGGAGCGTGCTCGCGCCGGGCGTGCTCGCCGCGGACGAGTCGATTCGGCCGGGCGACGAGGTCGTCGTCGAAGGGCCGAAGGCGTTCGCGGTCGGACGCGCGACGACGCACGGCGCGGCGATGGCGGACGCGACCCGCGGGATGGCGGTCGAAGTGCGGCACGTCGAGGAGCGCTAA
- the tgtA gene encoding tRNA guanosine(15) transglycosylase TgtA codes for MRDIFEIRRQDAGGRIGELRVPRAGVTVETPTLMPVVNPNLITIEPSTFTEFGAEMLITNSYIIKSDDDLREEALEKGLHEMLGFDGAIMTDSGSFQLAEYGEIDTDTEDIIEFQRDIGSDIGTPVDIPTPPDASRESAEIQLGETEEALALAEGMDVGEMLVNAPVQGSTHVDLREAAAEHAYGTDLDVFPVGAVVPLLNDYRYADMADVVAAAKRGLGSDAPVHLFGAGHPMMFALAAALGCDLFDSAAYAIYARDDRYMTVRGTEHLADIDHFPCSCAVCSEHSPDEVRALADPAREELLAEHNLHVSFAELRRVKHAIKRGRLMELVESRARSHPEMLDGYRAFLDHADQYERSDPASKDTFFYVSGESARRPEVERHHARLPRLDTADEVLLSESGAGSDDFDEIYRVKPPFGPYPTALATTYPVTGEVPDRLDDEAYAAAARGIAALADANPDTDFTLAHYDWPDTALAAVPERVELYDIDADRDDNGGDGDGE; via the coding sequence ATGCGGGATATCTTCGAGATTCGGCGGCAGGACGCGGGCGGGCGTATCGGCGAACTCCGGGTGCCGCGCGCGGGCGTGACGGTGGAGACGCCGACGCTGATGCCGGTGGTGAACCCGAACCTCATCACCATCGAGCCGTCGACGTTCACGGAGTTCGGCGCGGAGATGCTCATCACGAACTCCTACATCATCAAGTCCGACGACGACCTCCGGGAGGAAGCGCTGGAGAAGGGGCTCCACGAGATGCTGGGGTTCGACGGCGCGATCATGACGGACTCGGGGTCGTTCCAGCTCGCGGAGTACGGCGAAATCGACACGGACACCGAGGACATCATCGAGTTCCAGCGCGACATCGGGAGCGACATCGGCACGCCAGTGGACATTCCGACGCCGCCGGACGCGTCGCGGGAGTCGGCGGAGATTCAGTTGGGCGAGACGGAGGAGGCGCTGGCGCTGGCGGAGGGGATGGACGTCGGCGAGATGCTGGTGAACGCGCCGGTGCAGGGGTCGACGCACGTCGACCTGCGGGAGGCGGCGGCCGAACACGCGTACGGGACGGACCTCGACGTCTTCCCGGTCGGCGCGGTGGTGCCGCTCCTGAACGACTACCGCTACGCGGACATGGCGGACGTCGTCGCGGCGGCGAAGCGCGGCCTCGGGAGCGACGCGCCCGTGCACCTCTTCGGCGCGGGCCACCCGATGATGTTCGCGCTCGCGGCGGCCCTCGGGTGTGACCTCTTCGACTCGGCGGCGTACGCCATCTACGCCCGCGACGACCGCTACATGACGGTGCGCGGAACGGAGCACCTCGCGGACATCGACCACTTCCCGTGTTCGTGTGCGGTGTGCAGCGAGCACTCGCCGGACGAAGTGCGGGCGCTCGCGGACCCCGCGCGCGAGGAACTGCTCGCGGAGCACAACCTCCACGTCTCCTTCGCGGAGCTCCGCCGCGTGAAACACGCCATCAAGCGCGGCCGCCTGATGGAGCTCGTGGAGTCCCGCGCGCGCAGCCACCCGGAGATGCTCGACGGCTACCGCGCCTTCCTCGACCACGCCGACCAGTACGAGCGCTCCGACCCCGCGAGCAAGGACACCTTCTTCTACGTCTCCGGCGAGTCCGCCCGCCGACCGGAGGTCGAACGCCACCACGCCCGCCTCCCCCGCCTCGACACGGCGGACGAAGTGCTCCTCTCCGAATCCGGCGCTGGCTCGGACGACTTCGACGAGATATACCGCGTGAAACCGCCGTTCGGCCCGTACCCGACGGCGCTCGCGACGACCTACCCGGTGACGGGCGAGGTCCCGGACCGCCTCGACGACGAGGCCTATGCGGCCGCCGCGCGCGGAATCGCCGCGCTCGCCGACGCCAACCCCGACACCGACTTCACGCTCGCCCACTACGACTGGCCCGACACCGCTCTCGCCGCCGTCCCCGAACGCGTCGAACTCTACGACATCGACGCCGACCGCGACGACAACGGCGGAGACGGCGACGGCGAGTAA
- a CDS encoding pyruvoyl-dependent arginine decarboxylase — MQTIRVAWGTGTGPTAMSAYDAALADANLHNYNLVAVSSVVPGGAAVEAVGTAPDLGPAGNRLTVVEAHASTAGPRHVTAGLGWATSANGDPGLFYEVADETDADDIERRVREGLDAGRDLRDWDFEDEEVRTVSVDADPGEYASAVVVAAYGQSEPIL, encoded by the coding sequence ATGCAGACGATTCGAGTCGCGTGGGGCACGGGGACGGGGCCGACGGCGATGAGCGCGTACGACGCCGCGCTCGCGGACGCGAACCTCCACAACTACAACCTCGTCGCCGTCTCCTCCGTGGTTCCGGGCGGCGCGGCCGTCGAGGCCGTCGGGACCGCGCCCGACCTCGGCCCGGCCGGGAACCGCCTCACGGTCGTCGAGGCGCACGCGAGCACGGCAGGCCCCCGGCACGTCACCGCCGGCCTCGGCTGGGCGACGAGCGCGAACGGCGACCCCGGGCTCTTCTACGAAGTCGCCGACGAAACCGACGCCGACGACATCGAGCGGCGCGTGCGCGAGGGGCTCGACGCCGGCCGCGACCTCCGGGACTGGGACTTCGAGGATGAAGAAGTGCGGACGGTGAGCGTCGACGCCGACCCCGGCGAGTACGCCTCCGCGGTGGTCGTCGCCGCCTACGGGCAGTCCGAGCCGATTCTCTGA
- a CDS encoding YIP1 family protein → MQFRQSLHALFDLLVRPDAFFERDGAWSLGRAFGVVLAVSAVTTAAVAAMGWLFTSNIDATVTVTTMEPWSDATCESFAEMNSTPEPCTIDEPQTKQVSVGAKVWSAFVGRLPFVFVASLLGWVLVAAALHAATWLLGGEGSFAGTLTVAGWAVVPTIVQAAFALVGFTLLVRGTAFSNDPEVLVQQLRTLSSSTGNAWAAVGGLVAGVWQAYIWTHGLAHARSLRVSDAAVAAGIVAVVTIALSLV, encoded by the coding sequence ATGCAGTTCCGACAGTCCCTCCACGCCCTCTTCGACCTCCTCGTTCGCCCCGATGCGTTCTTCGAGCGTGACGGCGCGTGGTCGCTCGGCCGCGCGTTCGGCGTCGTGCTCGCGGTGAGCGCGGTGACGACGGCCGCCGTCGCGGCGATGGGATGGCTGTTCACCTCGAACATCGACGCGACGGTGACGGTGACGACGATGGAGCCGTGGTCGGACGCGACCTGCGAGTCGTTCGCGGAGATGAACTCGACGCCGGAGCCCTGCACGATTGACGAGCCGCAGACGAAGCAGGTGTCCGTCGGCGCGAAAGTCTGGTCGGCGTTCGTCGGCCGCCTCCCGTTCGTCTTCGTCGCCTCACTGCTCGGCTGGGTGCTCGTCGCGGCCGCGCTCCACGCCGCCACGTGGCTCCTCGGGGGCGAGGGGTCGTTCGCCGGGACGCTCACCGTCGCCGGATGGGCGGTCGTCCCGACTATCGTGCAGGCCGCGTTCGCGCTCGTCGGGTTCACGCTCCTCGTCCGCGGGACGGCGTTCTCGAACGACCCCGAGGTGCTCGTCCAGCAGCTCCGCACGCTCTCTTCGTCCACCGGCAACGCGTGGGCGGCCGTCGGCGGGCTCGTCGCCGGCGTCTGGCAGGCGTACATCTGGACGCACGGCCTGGCGCACGCGCGCTCGCTCCGCGTCTCCGACGCCGCCGTCGCCGCCGGTATCGTCGCAGTCGTGACAATCGCGCTCTCGCTCGTGTAG
- the pan2 gene encoding proteasome-activating nucleotidase Pan2, which yields MSRSPSLPDRPTLDLDPESTPTEHLAALEDHYADLVDVREQLEAQLESVRDHREDLREDVDRLQRENETLKTASLYVATVEDLSEDGAVIKQHGNNQEVLTELSDRIREDIEVGDRVAINDSFAVQRILDAETDARAQAMEVDESPSVEYADIGGLEEELTEVREAVEDPLVNPEQFEQVGVEPPSGVLLHGPPGTGKTMMAKAVANETDATFIKMAGSELVQKFIGEGSRLVRDLFDLAEQKEPAIVFIDEIDAVAAERTDSKTSGDAEVQRTMMQLLSEMDGFDERGDVRIIAATNRFDMLDSAILRPGRFDRLIEVPNPEQAARERILEIHTKDMNLAEAVDYATLAEKTEGFSGAQLESLTTEAGMFAIRDGRNEVTMQDFEDARAKLEQESEDGTSTYATYLH from the coding sequence ATGTCCCGGAGCCCATCTTTACCGGACCGGCCTACGCTGGATCTCGACCCGGAATCTACGCCTACAGAACACCTCGCAGCGCTCGAAGACCACTACGCGGACCTCGTGGACGTGCGCGAGCAGCTCGAAGCGCAGCTCGAGTCCGTTCGCGACCACCGCGAGGACCTCCGCGAGGACGTCGACCGCCTGCAGCGGGAGAACGAGACGCTGAAGACGGCGTCGCTCTACGTCGCGACCGTCGAGGACCTCTCGGAGGACGGCGCGGTCATCAAGCAACACGGGAACAACCAGGAGGTCTTGACGGAGCTCTCCGACCGCATCCGCGAGGACATCGAGGTCGGCGACCGCGTCGCCATCAACGACTCCTTCGCGGTGCAGCGGATTCTGGACGCCGAGACGGACGCTCGCGCGCAGGCGATGGAGGTCGACGAGTCGCCGAGCGTCGAGTACGCGGACATCGGCGGTCTGGAAGAGGAGCTGACGGAGGTCCGCGAGGCGGTCGAGGACCCGCTCGTGAATCCGGAGCAGTTCGAGCAGGTGGGCGTCGAGCCGCCGAGCGGCGTGCTCCTCCACGGGCCGCCAGGTACAGGAAAGACGATGATGGCGAAGGCCGTCGCGAACGAGACAGACGCGACGTTCATCAAGATGGCCGGCAGCGAGCTCGTCCAGAAGTTCATCGGCGAGGGGTCGCGGCTCGTCCGCGACCTCTTCGACCTCGCGGAGCAGAAGGAGCCGGCCATCGTCTTCATCGACGAGATCGACGCCGTGGCGGCGGAGCGCACGGACTCGAAGACGTCGGGTGACGCCGAGGTTCAGCGGACGATGATGCAGCTCCTCTCCGAGATGGACGGCTTCGACGAGCGCGGCGACGTCCGCATCATCGCGGCGACGAACCGCTTCGACATGCTCGATTCGGCGATTCTCCGCCCGGGGCGCTTCGACCGCCTCATCGAGGTGCCGAACCCCGAGCAGGCGGCGCGCGAACGCATCCTCGAGATCCACACGAAGGACATGAACCTCGCCGAGGCGGTGGATTACGCGACGCTCGCAGAGAAGACGGAGGGCTTCAGCGGCGCGCAGCTCGAATCCCTCACGACGGAGGCGGGGATGTTCGCCATCCGCGACGGCCGGAACGAGGTCACGATGCAGGACTTCGAGGACGCCCGCGCGAAGCTCGAACAGGAGTCCGAGGACGGGACGTCGACGTACGCGACGTACCTCCACTAG
- the pepF gene encoding oligoendopeptidase F has protein sequence MSSESGVPERGEIESEYKWDLESIYGSDEEWEAAFDAVQERLSELEAYEGEAVADGETLLELLRLRDEIMREVSTVSAYARMRSDEDTRDQEYQGMSARASALASEASAAASFIEPEVQSLDADALDAMVEETEGLEEYDHYLDDVLRMKAHTRSAEVEELLSDLGEVMGAPSDIYGKLTNADVTFPTVEKPDGSEVEITQSNFTKLLKNQDREFRQTVHESFFEELEGVRNTIGTSLQYSVKGDVKSADARFYETAREAALDGPNVPVEVYDNLVDTVDENLHVLHRHAKLKREALGVDELQPWDLYMPLVESESPELDYDRAASYVVEAMAPLGEEYQERVSAGLESRWVDVYENRGKRSGAYSGGTYDTQPFILMNYQQDIPSMYTLAHELGHSLHSQLTSESQPYVYSNYEIFVAEVASTVNEALLTHHLLDVVEDEEFRLHVLNEYLERFRSTLFRQTLFADFEHQIHTMEEEGQPLTPDVLDEAYGDLKGKYYDPMNVDEHIAREWMRIPHFYYNYYVYQYATGISAAVAIVDRILDEGESAASDYLDFLASGSTQYPMELLDIAGVDMRSSDPVEAAIDAYDDHLDTVADLV, from the coding sequence ATGAGTAGCGAGTCCGGCGTGCCGGAGCGAGGCGAGATCGAGAGCGAGTACAAGTGGGACTTGGAGAGTATCTACGGGAGCGACGAGGAGTGGGAGGCGGCGTTCGACGCCGTCCAGGAACGCCTCTCGGAGCTCGAAGCCTACGAGGGCGAGGCGGTCGCGGACGGCGAGACGCTCCTCGAACTCCTCCGGCTGCGGGACGAGATTATGCGGGAGGTGTCGACGGTGTCGGCGTACGCGCGGATGCGGAGCGACGAGGACACGCGCGACCAAGAGTACCAGGGGATGTCGGCGCGGGCGTCCGCGCTGGCGTCGGAGGCGTCGGCGGCGGCGTCGTTCATCGAGCCGGAAGTCCAGTCGCTCGACGCTGACGCGCTCGACGCGATGGTCGAGGAGACGGAGGGGCTGGAGGAGTACGATCACTACCTCGACGACGTGCTGCGGATGAAGGCGCACACGCGGAGCGCGGAGGTCGAGGAGCTGCTCTCGGACCTCGGTGAGGTCATGGGCGCGCCGAGCGACATCTACGGGAAGCTGACGAACGCGGACGTGACCTTCCCCACGGTCGAGAAGCCGGACGGGAGCGAGGTGGAGATCACGCAGTCGAACTTCACGAAGCTCCTGAAGAACCAGGACAGAGAGTTCCGACAGACGGTGCACGAGTCGTTCTTCGAGGAGTTGGAGGGCGTGCGGAACACGATCGGGACGAGCCTGCAGTACTCGGTAAAAGGTGACGTGAAGTCGGCGGACGCGCGGTTCTACGAGACGGCGCGAGAGGCGGCGCTCGACGGGCCGAACGTCCCCGTCGAAGTCTACGACAACCTCGTGGACACGGTGGACGAGAACCTCCACGTGCTGCATCGGCACGCGAAGCTGAAGCGGGAGGCGCTCGGCGTCGACGAGCTGCAGCCGTGGGACCTCTACATGCCGCTCGTGGAGTCGGAGAGCCCGGAGCTCGACTACGACCGCGCGGCGTCCTACGTCGTCGAAGCGATGGCTCCGCTGGGCGAGGAGTACCAGGAGCGCGTCTCGGCGGGGCTGGAGTCGCGGTGGGTGGACGTCTACGAGAACCGGGGGAAGCGCTCGGGCGCGTACTCTGGTGGGACGTACGACACGCAGCCGTTCATCTTGATGAACTACCAGCAGGACATCCCGTCGATGTACACGCTCGCGCACGAGCTCGGGCACAGCCTCCACAGCCAGCTGACGAGCGAGAGCCAGCCGTACGTCTACTCGAACTACGAGATCTTCGTCGCCGAGGTGGCGTCGACGGTGAACGAGGCGCTGCTCACCCATCACTTGCTCGACGTCGTGGAGGACGAGGAGTTCCGCCTGCACGTGCTGAACGAGTACTTAGAGCGCTTCCGGTCGACGCTCTTCCGGCAGACGCTCTTCGCGGACTTCGAACACCAGATTCACACGATGGAGGAGGAGGGACAGCCGCTCACGCCGGACGTGCTGGACGAGGCGTACGGCGACCTGAAGGGGAAGTACTACGACCCGATGAACGTCGACGAGCACATCGCGCGTGAGTGGATGCGCATCCCGCACTTCTACTACAACTACTACGTCTACCAGTACGCGACAGGCATCTCGGCGGCGGTCGCCATCGTCGACCGCATTCTCGACGAGGGCGAGTCGGCGGCGTCGGACTACCTCGACTTCCTGGCGTCCGGGAGCACGCAGTACCCGATGGAGCTCCTCGATATCGCGGGCGTCGACATGCGGTCGTCAGACCCCGTTGAGGCGGCTATCGACGCGTACGACGACCACCTCGACACGGTCGCGGACCTCGTCTGA
- a CDS encoding M28 family metallopeptidase, with translation MFDDTLAAALGRAWADDRPWQVLSDLTQYDRMAGGPGERAAAETVADALDDIGCRDVTVDGFPMRAWRRGRTELAVTSPVERDFPAIALPYSPSGDVHAELVDVGHGTPAEIEAADLAGKVALAATDSPPESERFIHRMEKFGHAAAAGAEAFVFHNHLDGQLPPTGSLRFNQEAAVPGVGVSKETGAWLTEYAADGGELSLTVDAETRAGESHNVHGVLGPDTAEEIVVCAHIDAHDIAEGALDNGCGVATVVAAASVLSEIEDDLDCRVRVAGVGSEEVGLLGADALADELALDTVKAVVNVDGAGRARGLRVFPHGTDAFADLAAAVADAANRPVDVQENLHPYSDHWPFVRRGVPALQLYSATGSRDRGWGHTAADTRDKADARDIREHGLLAALLVRELSGRDVDRLDADGVRERLHDRDLKPGMEAAEIWPADWD, from the coding sequence ATGTTCGACGACACGCTCGCCGCGGCGCTCGGCCGCGCCTGGGCCGACGACCGGCCGTGGCAGGTGCTCAGCGACCTCACGCAGTACGACCGGATGGCCGGCGGCCCCGGCGAGCGCGCCGCCGCCGAAACCGTCGCCGACGCCCTCGACGACATCGGCTGCCGCGACGTGACCGTCGACGGCTTCCCGATGCGCGCCTGGCGGCGCGGCCGCACCGAACTCGCCGTCACCAGCCCCGTCGAACGCGACTTCCCCGCCATCGCGCTCCCCTACTCGCCGAGCGGCGACGTTCACGCCGAACTCGTCGACGTCGGCCACGGCACCCCCGCCGAAATCGAGGCCGCCGACCTCGCCGGGAAGGTCGCGCTCGCCGCCACCGACTCCCCGCCCGAGAGCGAGCGGTTCATCCACCGCATGGAGAAGTTCGGGCACGCCGCCGCCGCGGGCGCGGAAGCCTTCGTCTTCCACAACCACCTCGACGGCCAACTCCCGCCCACGGGCAGCCTCCGCTTCAATCAGGAGGCCGCCGTCCCCGGCGTCGGCGTGTCGAAGGAGACGGGCGCGTGGCTCACCGAGTACGCCGCCGACGGCGGCGAACTCTCCCTCACCGTCGACGCCGAGACGAGAGCCGGAGAGAGCCACAACGTCCACGGCGTCCTCGGCCCCGACACGGCAGAAGAAATCGTCGTCTGCGCGCACATCGACGCGCACGACATCGCGGAGGGCGCGCTCGACAACGGCTGCGGCGTCGCCACCGTCGTCGCCGCCGCGAGCGTTCTGAGCGAGATCGAGGACGACCTCGACTGCCGCGTCCGCGTCGCGGGCGTCGGCAGCGAGGAAGTCGGCCTCCTCGGCGCGGACGCACTCGCCGACGAACTCGCTCTCGACACCGTGAAGGCTGTCGTGAACGTCGACGGCGCGGGTCGCGCCCGCGGCCTCCGCGTCTTCCCGCACGGCACCGACGCCTTCGCCGACCTCGCCGCAGCCGTCGCCGACGCCGCGAACCGACCCGTCGACGTTCAGGAGAACCTCCATCCCTACAGCGACCACTGGCCGTTCGTCCGCCGCGGCGTCCCCGCCCTCCAACTCTACTCCGCCACGGGCTCGCGGGACCGAGGCTGGGGACACACCGCGGCCGACACGCGCGACAAAGCCGACGCCCGCGACATCCGCGAACACGGCCTGCTCGCCGCGCTCCTCGTCCGCGAACTCAGCGGCCGAGACGTCGACCGCCTCGACGCCGACGGCGTCCGCGAGCGCCTCCACGACCGCGACCTGAAACCCGGGATGGAGGCCGCCGAAATCTGGCCGGCCGACTGGGACTAG
- the truA gene encoding tRNA pseudouridine(38-40) synthase TruA — MLRRAFRVAYDGRPYYGFQRQPSVSTVEDAMFDALRKHGVLDDGEGAPSGYAAAGRTDAGVSARAQTVAFDCPEWLTPRAFNGYLPESIYAYASADVPGDFHATHHARSRSYEYHLYAPESDAELAAAALDRLRGEHDFHNLTPDDAGTVRDLDCGLVVDGDYFVLSFEASGFPRALVRRATTLVQSVASGAAPLDRVDAILGAEPVDGRLGVPPAPAFPLFLADVAYDVEFTVDERALRDAREAFETASSDARTRSRVYGRIAQIT, encoded by the coding sequence ATGTTGCGGCGTGCGTTCCGCGTGGCGTACGACGGGCGGCCGTACTACGGCTTCCAGCGGCAGCCGTCGGTGTCGACGGTGGAGGACGCGATGTTCGACGCGCTGCGGAAGCACGGCGTGCTCGACGACGGAGAGGGCGCGCCGTCGGGGTACGCGGCGGCCGGACGGACGGACGCCGGCGTGTCGGCGCGGGCGCAGACGGTGGCGTTCGACTGTCCCGAGTGGTTGACGCCGCGAGCGTTCAACGGCTACCTCCCGGAGTCGATTTACGCGTACGCGAGCGCGGACGTTCCGGGTGACTTCCACGCGACGCATCACGCGCGCTCCCGGTCGTACGAGTATCATCTCTACGCTCCCGAGAGCGATGCAGAGCTCGCGGCGGCCGCGCTCGACCGGCTGCGCGGGGAGCACGACTTCCACAACCTCACGCCGGACGACGCGGGGACGGTGCGCGACCTCGACTGCGGCCTCGTCGTCGACGGCGACTACTTCGTGCTCTCCTTCGAGGCGAGCGGGTTCCCGCGAGCGCTCGTGCGGCGGGCGACGACGCTCGTGCAGAGCGTGGCGTCGGGTGCGGCCCCGCTCGACCGCGTCGACGCCATCCTCGGCGCGGAGCCGGTGGACGGACGGCTCGGCGTGCCGCCCGCGCCGGCGTTCCCGCTCTTCCTCGCGGACGTCGCCTACGACGTCGAGTTCACGGTCGACGAGCGCGCGCTCCGGGACGCCCGCGAGGCCTTCGAGACCGCGTCGAGCGACGCGCGGACGCGGAGCCGCGTCTACGGCCGCATCGCGCAGATCACCTAG